The following proteins are encoded in a genomic region of Burkholderia pyrrocinia:
- a CDS encoding acyl-CoA dehydrogenase family protein, which produces MDFQHTEDRRMLADTLNRFIAEQYAFPVRDRIAQSVEGFDRAMWQRFAELGTVGALFPETDGGFGGAGFDIAVVFECLGRGLVVEPFLGALLAGRALSLAGGDAHRDKLAALIDGSASAAFAHDEPGSHYELTTVRTRAERAGDGWVLTGAKGVVDQAAQAAFFVVSARVSGHDDDAAGIGLFVVPADAPGVSLRDYLKIDGGRAAEVRFDRVALPADAALGKPGGERGDQDDEAGAALLERVLGYGLLALSAEALGAMDVAKEHTLEYLRTRKQFGLPIGSFQALQHLMADLLLEVEQARSAVINAAAQLDAPRAVRDCALAAAKYSIGRIGTLVAEESIQLHGGIGMTWELPLSHYAKRLVMIDHQLGDEDHHLARYIALSKQ; this is translated from the coding sequence ATGGATTTCCAGCACACAGAAGACCGCCGGATGCTGGCGGACACGTTGAACCGCTTCATCGCCGAACAGTACGCGTTCCCGGTGCGCGATCGCATCGCGCAGTCGGTCGAGGGCTTCGATCGCGCGATGTGGCAGCGCTTTGCCGAACTCGGCACGGTCGGCGCGCTGTTTCCCGAAACCGACGGCGGCTTCGGCGGCGCGGGTTTCGACATCGCCGTGGTGTTCGAATGCCTCGGGCGCGGGCTCGTCGTCGAGCCGTTCCTCGGCGCGCTGCTGGCCGGCCGCGCGTTGTCGCTCGCGGGCGGCGATGCACATCGCGACAAGCTCGCCGCGCTGATCGACGGCAGCGCGAGCGCCGCGTTCGCGCACGACGAGCCGGGCTCGCACTACGAACTGACGACCGTGCGCACGCGCGCCGAACGCGCGGGCGACGGCTGGGTGCTGACGGGCGCGAAGGGCGTCGTCGATCAGGCCGCGCAGGCGGCGTTCTTCGTCGTCAGTGCGCGGGTGTCGGGTCACGACGACGATGCGGCCGGCATCGGCCTGTTCGTCGTGCCGGCCGACGCGCCGGGCGTGTCGCTGCGCGACTACCTGAAGATCGACGGCGGCCGTGCGGCCGAGGTGCGCTTCGATCGCGTTGCGCTGCCGGCCGATGCAGCGCTCGGTAAGCCGGGCGGCGAGCGTGGCGATCAAGACGACGAAGCGGGCGCGGCGCTGCTCGAACGCGTGCTCGGCTACGGGCTGCTCGCGCTGTCGGCGGAAGCGCTCGGCGCGATGGACGTCGCGAAGGAGCACACGCTCGAATACCTGCGCACGCGCAAGCAGTTCGGCTTGCCGATCGGCAGCTTCCAGGCGCTGCAGCACCTGATGGCCGACCTGCTGCTCGAAGTCGAGCAGGCGCGCTCGGCCGTGATCAACGCAGCCGCGCAGCTCGATGCGCCGCGCGCGGTGCGCGATTGCGCGCTTGCGGCGGCCAAATACAGCATCGGACGGATCGGCACGCTCGTCGCCGAGGAGAGCATCCAGTTGCACGGCGGGATCGGGATGACGTGGGAGCTGCCGCTGTCGCACTACGCGAAGCGCCTCGTGATGATCGATCACCAGCTCGGTGACGAGGATCACCATCTCGCGCGCTACATCGCGCTGTCGAAACAGTAA
- a CDS encoding acyl-CoA dehydrogenase family protein codes for MDLNFTPEEEAFRTEVQRFLQAELPARIARKVKGGLHLTRDNMREWHAILNARGWLASHWPREYGGPGWSVAQKFLFDNECALAGAPRIVPFGVNMLAPVLIKYGNEAQQRHWLPRILDGTDWWCQGYSEPGAGSDLAAVKTSAVRGIDAQGEHYIVNGQKTWTTLGHYANMIFCLVRTATDVRKQEGISFLLIDMNTPGVDVRPIITLDGEHEVNEVFFTDVRVPAENLVGEENRGWTYAKFLLTYERTNIAGIGFSTAALDRLRAVAAKVMKNGRPLADDPFFAARVARVEIELENMRTTNLRVLAAVAGGGAPGAESSMLKIRGTQIRQEITSLMRRAMGPYAQPFVDDALDADYDGEPVGPDEAASAAQQYFNNRKLSIFGGSNEIQKNIIAKMMLGL; via the coding sequence ATGGACCTCAATTTCACTCCCGAAGAGGAAGCGTTCCGCACGGAAGTGCAGCGCTTCCTGCAAGCCGAACTTCCCGCGCGCATCGCGCGCAAGGTGAAGGGCGGCCTGCACCTCACGCGCGACAACATGCGCGAGTGGCACGCGATCCTCAACGCGCGCGGCTGGCTCGCGAGCCACTGGCCGCGCGAATACGGCGGCCCCGGCTGGAGCGTCGCGCAGAAGTTCCTGTTCGACAACGAATGCGCGCTCGCGGGTGCGCCGCGCATCGTGCCGTTCGGTGTGAACATGCTCGCCCCGGTGCTGATCAAGTACGGCAACGAAGCGCAACAGCGCCACTGGCTGCCGCGCATTCTCGACGGCACCGACTGGTGGTGCCAGGGCTACTCGGAGCCGGGTGCCGGTTCCGATCTCGCGGCGGTGAAGACGAGCGCGGTGCGCGGGATCGACGCGCAGGGCGAGCACTACATCGTGAACGGCCAGAAGACGTGGACCACGCTCGGCCACTACGCGAACATGATCTTCTGCCTCGTGCGCACCGCGACCGACGTGCGCAAGCAGGAAGGCATCAGCTTCCTGCTGATCGACATGAATACACCGGGCGTCGACGTGCGCCCGATCATCACGCTCGACGGCGAGCACGAGGTGAACGAGGTGTTCTTCACCGACGTGCGCGTGCCGGCGGAAAACCTCGTCGGCGAAGAGAACCGCGGCTGGACCTACGCGAAATTCCTGCTCACCTACGAGCGCACCAACATCGCGGGGATCGGTTTCTCGACGGCCGCGCTCGACCGGCTGCGCGCGGTCGCCGCGAAGGTCATGAAGAACGGCAGGCCGCTCGCGGACGATCCGTTCTTCGCGGCGCGCGTCGCGCGGGTCGAGATCGAGCTCGAGAACATGCGCACCACCAACTTGCGCGTGCTGGCCGCGGTCGCGGGCGGCGGCGCGCCGGGCGCGGAAAGCTCGATGCTGAAGATCCGCGGCACGCAGATCCGCCAGGAGATCACGTCGCTGATGCGGCGCGCGATGGGGCCGTACGCGCAGCCGTTCGTCGACGACGCGCTCGATGCGGACTACGACGGCGAACCGGTCGGCCCCGACGAAGCAGCGAGCGCCGCGCAGCAGTACTTCAACAACCGGAAGCTGTCGATCTTCGGCGGCTCGAACGAGATCCAGAAGAACATCATCGCGAAGATGATGCTCGGGCTGTAA
- a CDS encoding 3-hydroxyacyl-CoA dehydrogenase NAD-binding domain-containing protein has protein sequence MNSPASPATPQAGPVTRERRDKVLVVTIDHPPVNALSADVRRGLADALDAAQADDAIRAVLIVGAGRNFIAGADIREFGKPPVPPSLPDVCERIESSAKPVVVALHGATLGGGLEVALAAHYRLAVPGAKLGLPEVTLGLLPGAGGTQRAPRLIGAKAALDLMLTGRHASADEALVLGLVDRVAHSDDTLAEGLAYAQELVSLGAPVRRTRDAQGLADRAAAQAAIDAARAELPKKSRGLFSPAKIVDAVEAALTQSFDAGMKFERSLFLQCIDSPQRAGLVHAFFAEREAAKAPEARRASARPVERIGVVGGGTMGAGIAVAALDAGLPVTMIERDEASLARGRAHVEKVYDGLVAKGRMTPAAHAARLARFKGSTSYDALAQADVVIEAVFEDMAVKQAVFAELARVCKPGAVLATNTSYLDIDELAASIDRPADVIGLHFFSPANVMKLLEIVVPAHVSADVVATAFALARQLKKTPVRAGVCDGFIGNRILAVYRTAADYLMEDGASPYQIDRAVREFGFPMGPFQVVDLAGGDIGWATRKRRAATRDPRARYVEISDRLCERGWFGQKTARGYYLYPDGARVGTPDPEVDAIVAEERAKKGVTPRTFTDDEILRRYLAAMINEGANVVHEKIALRPLDVDAVFLYGYGFPRYRGGPMHYADTVGLANVLADIRAFAKEDPLFWKPSPLLVELVARGADFASLNRID, from the coding sequence ATGAATTCACCCGCATCCCCCGCTACACCCCAAGCCGGCCCGGTTACGCGCGAGCGGCGCGACAAGGTGCTCGTCGTCACGATCGACCACCCGCCCGTCAACGCACTGTCGGCCGACGTGCGGCGCGGCCTTGCCGACGCGCTCGACGCCGCGCAGGCCGACGACGCGATCCGCGCGGTGCTGATCGTCGGCGCCGGCCGCAACTTCATCGCGGGCGCCGACATCCGCGAATTCGGCAAGCCGCCCGTGCCGCCGTCGCTGCCCGACGTGTGCGAGCGGATCGAATCGAGCGCGAAGCCGGTCGTGGTCGCGCTGCACGGCGCGACGCTCGGCGGCGGTCTCGAAGTCGCGCTGGCCGCGCATTACCGGCTCGCGGTGCCCGGCGCGAAGCTCGGGCTGCCCGAAGTCACGCTCGGCCTGCTGCCCGGCGCGGGCGGCACGCAGCGCGCACCGCGCCTGATCGGCGCGAAGGCCGCGCTCGACCTGATGCTGACGGGCCGTCATGCAAGTGCGGACGAAGCGCTCGTGCTCGGCCTCGTCGACCGCGTCGCGCACAGCGACGACACGCTCGCCGAAGGCCTCGCGTATGCGCAGGAACTCGTGTCGCTCGGCGCACCCGTGCGCCGCACGCGCGATGCGCAGGGGCTCGCCGATCGCGCGGCCGCGCAGGCCGCGATCGACGCGGCTCGTGCCGAGCTGCCGAAGAAATCGCGCGGGCTGTTCTCGCCGGCGAAGATCGTCGACGCGGTCGAGGCCGCGCTCACGCAGTCGTTCGACGCGGGGATGAAGTTCGAACGCAGCCTGTTCCTGCAGTGCATCGACAGCCCGCAGCGCGCAGGCCTCGTGCATGCGTTCTTCGCGGAGCGCGAAGCGGCGAAGGCGCCCGAGGCGCGGCGTGCGAGCGCGCGGCCGGTCGAGCGGATCGGCGTGGTCGGCGGCGGCACGATGGGCGCGGGCATCGCGGTCGCGGCGCTCGATGCCGGGCTGCCGGTGACGATGATCGAACGCGACGAAGCGTCGCTCGCGCGCGGCCGCGCGCATGTCGAGAAGGTATACGACGGCCTCGTCGCGAAAGGGCGGATGACGCCGGCCGCGCATGCGGCGCGGCTCGCGCGCTTCAAGGGCAGCACGTCGTACGACGCGCTCGCGCAGGCCGACGTCGTGATCGAGGCCGTGTTCGAGGATATGGCCGTGAAGCAGGCCGTGTTCGCCGAGCTCGCGCGCGTCTGCAAGCCAGGCGCGGTGCTCGCGACCAACACGTCGTATCTCGACATCGACGAACTGGCCGCGAGCATCGACCGGCCGGCCGACGTGATCGGCCTGCATTTCTTCTCGCCGGCCAACGTGATGAAACTGCTCGAGATCGTCGTGCCGGCGCACGTGAGCGCGGACGTGGTCGCGACCGCATTCGCGCTGGCCCGGCAGCTGAAGAAGACGCCGGTGCGCGCGGGCGTGTGCGACGGCTTCATCGGCAACCGGATCCTCGCCGTCTATCGCACGGCGGCCGACTACCTGATGGAGGACGGCGCGTCGCCGTACCAGATCGATCGCGCGGTGCGTGAATTCGGCTTCCCGATGGGGCCGTTCCAGGTCGTCGACCTCGCGGGCGGCGACATCGGCTGGGCGACCCGCAAGCGCCGCGCGGCGACGCGCGACCCGCGCGCGCGCTACGTGGAGATTTCCGACCGGCTGTGCGAGCGCGGCTGGTTCGGGCAGAAGACCGCGCGCGGCTACTACCTGTATCCGGACGGCGCGCGCGTCGGCACGCCGGACCCGGAAGTCGACGCGATCGTGGCCGAAGAGCGCGCGAAGAAGGGCGTCACGCCGCGCACGTTCACCGACGACGAAATCCTGCGCCGCTACCTCGCCGCGATGATCAATGAAGGCGCGAACGTCGTGCACGAGAAGATCGCGCTGCGGCCGCTCGATGTCGACGCGGTGTTCCTGTACGGCTATGGCTTCCCGCGCTATCGCGGCGGCCCGATGCACTACGCGGACACGGTCGGCCTCGCGAACGTGCTCGCCGATATTCGCGCGTTCGCGAAGGAGGATCCGCTGTTCTGGAAGCCTTCGCCGCTCCTCGTCGAACTCGTCGCGCGCGGCGCGGATTTCGCGAGCCTGAACCGCATCGACTGA
- a CDS encoding LysR family transcriptional regulator encodes MDLNALTLLVEILDAGNLSKAAQRLKMSRANVSYRLNQFERSIGQQLVRRTTRRIEPTEIGLKLYEHGRRIRNELLAAQESVTTLGQDLQGRVRLSVPSGYGQMVMSEWLLAFKRRHPGIVLDVVFENRVEDLMRDEVDIAIRVMSEPPQNLVARDMGAVRYIACASPAFAAAYGMPASLGALAAAPVVTATVMGRQLKIAAYLGDERHEVLLEPTLISENFLFLRQAILAGIGVGIVPDYVMQDDIRGGAVVTSLDAYRLSIFGTHMYMLYMPNRHHTRATSTFIEFILEQAGKTGRGGPGGMRQGFLSDDNPPATRRQ; translated from the coding sequence ATGGACCTGAACGCGCTGACGCTGCTCGTCGAGATCCTCGACGCCGGCAATCTCAGCAAGGCCGCGCAGCGGCTCAAGATGAGCCGCGCGAACGTCAGCTACCGGCTGAACCAGTTCGAGCGCTCGATCGGCCAGCAGCTCGTGCGGCGCACGACGCGGCGCATCGAGCCGACCGAGATCGGGCTGAAGCTGTACGAGCACGGCCGGCGCATCCGCAACGAACTCCTCGCCGCGCAGGAATCGGTGACGACGCTCGGCCAGGACCTGCAGGGCCGCGTGCGGCTGTCGGTGCCGAGCGGCTACGGCCAGATGGTGATGTCCGAATGGCTGCTCGCGTTCAAGCGGCGGCATCCGGGCATCGTGCTCGACGTCGTGTTCGAGAACCGCGTGGAAGACCTGATGCGCGACGAAGTCGACATCGCGATCCGCGTGATGTCCGAGCCGCCGCAGAACCTCGTCGCGCGCGACATGGGCGCGGTGCGCTACATCGCGTGTGCGTCGCCCGCGTTCGCGGCCGCATACGGGATGCCCGCGAGCCTCGGCGCGCTCGCGGCCGCGCCGGTCGTCACCGCGACGGTGATGGGCCGGCAGCTCAAGATCGCCGCGTATCTCGGCGACGAGCGCCACGAGGTACTGCTCGAGCCCACGCTGATTTCGGAGAACTTCCTGTTCCTGCGGCAGGCGATCCTCGCGGGGATCGGCGTCGGCATCGTGCCCGACTACGTGATGCAGGACGACATCCGGGGCGGTGCCGTCGTCACGTCGCTCGACGCGTACCGGCTCAGCATCTTCGGCACGCACATGTACATGCTCTACATGCCGAACCGGCACCACACGCGCGCGACCTCGACGTTCATAGAGTTCATCCTCGAACAGGCCGGAAAGACCGGCCGGGGCGGGCCCGGCGGGATGCGTCAGGGTTTCCTGTCGGATGACAATCCGCCGGCCACGCGGCGACAATAG